A window of Amblyraja radiata isolate CabotCenter1 chromosome 25, sAmbRad1.1.pri, whole genome shotgun sequence contains these coding sequences:
- the cabp1 gene encoding calcium-binding protein 1 isoform X1 translates to MGNCVKSPLRNLSIKIRQEDKSSYKVVRNSQDKVSEGTAAPPPPAADGYQEPLLALTHSCALMHNLLGPACIFLRKGFAQRQADRELGAEEIEELRDAFKEFDKDKDGLIGCKDLGNCMRTMGYMPTEMELIELSQQINMNLGGHVDFDDFLELMGPKLLAETADMIGVKELRDAFKEFDTNGDGEISTTELREAMKKLLGQQIGHRDIEEILKDVDLNGDGRVDFEEFVRMMSR, encoded by the exons ATGGGCAACTGTGTCAAGTCGCCGCTCAGAAACCTGTCGATCAAG ATTCGGCAGGAGGACAAAAGCAGCTACAAAGTAGTGAGGAACAGCCAGGACAAAGTGTCGGAAGGGACGGCGGCGCCACCTCCCCCTGCAGCCGACGGCTACCAGGAGCCCCTGCTGGCCCTCACACACAGTTGTGCCCTCATGCACAACCTCCTGGGGCCCGCCTGCATATTCCTCAGGAAAGGCTTCGCCCAGAGGCAGGCT GACAGAGAACTAGGAGCAGAAGAAATTGAAG AGCTAAGAGACGCGTTCAAAGAGTTTGACAAGGACAAGGATGGTTTAATAGGCTGCAAAGATCTGGGCAACTGTATGCGGACCATGGGCTACATGCCGACCGAGATGGAGCTGATTGAACTCTCCCAGCAGATTAACATGAACC tGGGCGGCCATGTTGATTTTGATGACTTTTTGGAACTGATGGGACCCAAGCTCTTGGCAGAGACCGCTGACATGATCGGTGTGAAAGAGCTACGGGATGCTTTCAAGGAG TTCGACACAAACGGGGACGGTGAGATCAGCACCACAGAACTTCGCGAAGCCATGAAGAAATTACTCGGCCAACAGATTGGACACCGGGATATTGAAGAAATACTGAAAGACGTGGATTTGAACGGGGACGGGCGCGTTGACTTTGAAG AGTTTGTCCGCATGATGTCTCGTTGA
- the cabp1 gene encoding calcium-binding protein 1 isoform X2, with protein sequence MGNCVKSPLRNLSIKDRELGAEEIEELRDAFKEFDKDKDGLIGCKDLGNCMRTMGYMPTEMELIELSQQINMNLGGHVDFDDFLELMGPKLLAETADMIGVKELRDAFKEFDTNGDGEISTTELREAMKKLLGQQIGHRDIEEILKDVDLNGDGRVDFEEFVRMMSR encoded by the exons ATGGGCAACTGTGTCAAGTCGCCGCTCAGAAACCTGTCGATCAAG GACAGAGAACTAGGAGCAGAAGAAATTGAAG AGCTAAGAGACGCGTTCAAAGAGTTTGACAAGGACAAGGATGGTTTAATAGGCTGCAAAGATCTGGGCAACTGTATGCGGACCATGGGCTACATGCCGACCGAGATGGAGCTGATTGAACTCTCCCAGCAGATTAACATGAACC tGGGCGGCCATGTTGATTTTGATGACTTTTTGGAACTGATGGGACCCAAGCTCTTGGCAGAGACCGCTGACATGATCGGTGTGAAAGAGCTACGGGATGCTTTCAAGGAG TTCGACACAAACGGGGACGGTGAGATCAGCACCACAGAACTTCGCGAAGCCATGAAGAAATTACTCGGCCAACAGATTGGACACCGGGATATTGAAGAAATACTGAAAGACGTGGATTTGAACGGGGACGGGCGCGTTGACTTTGAAG AGTTTGTCCGCATGATGTCTCGTTGA